Below is a window of Comamonadaceae bacterium M7527 DNA.
GGCCGCATCTGCGGCTGCAGCCTTTGATGCCGCGCATGGTCACCCCGACGCGGCGGTGCGCAAAGACAACAAGGCGTTTTACGAGTTCATGGTGCCGCTGGTCAAGGGTTTCAGCACCGAAATGAGCCTGGACGTGACCAGCCTTGGCGTGCAAGTGCACGGCGGTATGGGCTTTATTGAAGAAACTGGCGCGGCGCAGTACTACCGCGACGCCAAAATTCTCACCATTTACGAGGGCACCACAGCCATTCAGGCCAACGACTTGGTAGGACGTAAAACCGCGCGTGACGGCGCCCAGCAAGCCAAAGCCCTGGCCGCACAGATTGAGGCTACCGAGCAAGCCATGCTGGCCAATGGTGATGCGTCGGCCAAAGCCTTTGCCCAGCGCCTGTCTGAGGCGCGTGTTGCCTTTGTAGAGGCTGCAGAGTTTATTGCCATCAACGCCAGTGCCAACCCCAACGCGGCTTTTGCAGGCAGTGTGCCTTACCTCATGCTCACGGGCAATGTCATGGCAGGCTGGCAAATGGGCAGAGCCATGTTGGCTGCGCTGGCACTCAAGGCTGCAGGTGATGAGTCATTTGGTGCGGGTTTTGTAGATGCCAAACTGGTCACCACACGCTTTTATGCAGACCACATACTGTCTAAAGTGCCTGCATTGCGTGACAGCATTGTGAGCGGCGCAGACAGCGTGAATGCCATGGCGCTAGAGGCTTTCTGACGACGACAGGCCAACACACTCTTATTACTTTTTGGAGACACCATGAGTTCTACTAAACGCACACTTCCTGGCGCATTGGCGCACTTGCCATTTCCAGTGATTGGCTCACCGCTGTTCATTATCAGCAACCCCAAGCTGGTGATTGCCCAGTGTATTGCCGGCGTTGTAGGCTCAATGCCGGCGCTGAATGCAAGGCCCAAAGAGCAACTCGAGGAATGGCTGATTGAAATTACCGAGGCTTTGGCCGCACACAATGCAGCGCATCCAGACAAGCCCGCTGCGCCGTTTGCCATTAACCAGATTGTGCACAAGAGCAACGACCGTCTTGAACATGACATGGCCATGTGCGTGAAGTACAAGGTGCCAATCATCATCACCAGCTTGGGCGCGGTTGAAGACATCAACAGTGCCGCGCACAGCTACGGCGGCGTGGTGTTGCACGACATCATCAACAATAGGCATGCACACAAAGCCATAGACAAAGGCGCTGATGGCTTGATTGCTGTGGCTGCGGGCGCTGGCGGTCATGCTGGTGTGAAAAGCCCTTTTGCATTGATCTCAGAGATTCGCCAATGGTTTGACGGACCAGTGGCATTAAGCGGCTCTATCTCAACAGGCCAAGGCGCGTGTTGGCCGCGCAAGCCATGGGTGCCGACTTTGCCTACATGGGCTCCGCCTTTATTGCCACTGAAGAAGCGCGCGCCACACCTGATTACAAGCAAGCCATTGTGGACGGCAACAGTGATGATATTGTGTACAGCAATCTGTTTACCGGCGTACATGGCAACTACCTGGCACCCAGTATCAAGGCCGCGGGCCTGGACCCAGCCAATTTGCCTGACAGCGACCCCTCTGCCATGAACTTTGGCGGCGACGCTAAAAAGGCCTGGAAAGACATATGGGGCTGTGGTCAAGGCATTGGCGCTGTTGACAAAGTGCAAACAGCGGGTGAGTACATTGCGCAATTAAAGGCTCAGTACGCACAAGCTAAAAGTGCATTGCTGTGATACTGCACTGAGAAAAAACGCACAGACTGACCCAGCACAAACGTGACATTGCCCGGCTGAACCGGGCACCCATGATGATCGACATAGCGCGCCATGAACGCTCGGTGCGCGTTCGATGCGCGTTTGGGCCTGGTGGTGAGCGCTTACAGGCCTGCTCTAAGTGCTGCCAGCAGCTTCTGTCCAGCACGCCCAGACGCTTCATGCTCCAGGCGTTGCTGCTCCAGTTTGATAGCGGCCTGGCTTCTGGTGCCCAGTGCGCCGTCTACTTCGCCTATGTCGTGTCCGCGTGCCAGCAATAGCGTTTGCACCTCGCGTTTTTCGGTGCGACTCAATCCTGCGTCATCAGTAGGCCAAGGCGTCGCGAACACACCCTGTCCGCGCAAGCGGTCTGACAAGTGGGCAATCGCTAGGCCGTAGCTCTCAGAGGCGTTGTAGCTGTAAATGGCCTTGAAGTTGTTCAGCAATAAAAACGCGGGGCCGTTATCACCAGCTGGCAATAGCAAGGCGGCATTTGTGTCGTTGTCAATACCACCACCTATCAAGTGTGAGCCATCAACGCGGCTAAGGCCTTGCCCCACCCAATAAGACATGCCACGCATGGACTTGCGCCCGGTCACACCTGGCGTGCCTTTGTTGAGCTTGACTTCAAAGCCCCATGTCTGGCCAGCCTTCCAGCCTGCACGCTTTAAAAAGTTGGCGGTGGAGGCGAGGGCGTCTATTGGGTTGGTGATGAGGTTGCGTTTGCCGTCACCATCGCCGTCAACTGCCAAACGTAAAAACGTGGATGGCATGAACTGCGTTTGCCCAAAGGCTCCAGCCCACGAGCCTTTGAACAACGCACGCTCAAAGTCACCCGCTTGCACAATTTTGAGTGCAGCCACAAACTCGCCAGAGAAAAAGTTCTGGCGTCTACCCATGCAACTCAGTGTTGCCAGCGACTCAACAATATCGCGCCCACCCGTGTTTTGCCCGTAGTTGCTCTCAACACCCCAAACCGCCACTATGGTTTCTTGGTCAACGCCGTATTGCTGGGCTATGGCAGCGAGCTCGGTTTTGTATTGCACCAACATGGCTGCGCCGTCTGATACCCGCTCATCGTCCACAAGGCTGGCCAAATAGTCCCAAATAGGCAGTTTGAACTCTGGCTGGTAGTTGAGCTTGTCCATCAATTCAGGCTTGGCCATTACGCCTTGCATGGCTTGGTCAAACGTAGCGTTGGTCACACCTGCTCGCGTTGCTTTGCTGCGCAGTTCATTGATACAACTTTGCGCCAGCGGCTGGTCGGTCTGTTGGGCATGAACCGTAGAGATGGCCAGTGCCGATGCGATTGCTAAAAGGGCATGGCGTGCTGATAAGCGAGAGTGTGTAGTCATGCTTTTAATCATAAAGAAAAAGCCACTGACGTTGGCATCGGTGGCTTGTTCGTTGCCCATATGGGGCTTGTTGGTGGTGTGCGTGCTGCCAAGTCAGGAAAAGAAGGCCTTGGCCTTCTCAAACCACCCTTGGTCTTGAGGGCTGTGCTTGGTGCCAGCTTTGCGGAAAGACTCGTCTAGCTCTTTGAGCAGCTTGCGCTGGTGCTCTGTGAGCTTGACAGGGGTTTCTGCAGAGATGTGGCAGTACAAATCACCGGCTACGCTAGAGCGTACGCCTTTAATGCCTTTGCCACGCAGGCGGAATGTTTTGCCGTTCTGCGTGCCATCAGGTATCTCAATGGTGGCCTTGCCGTTGAGCGTGGGTACGTCAATCTCGCCACCCAATGCAGCAGTGGTGAGTTGCACCGGTACCTGGCAGTGCAAGTCGTCGCCATCGCGCTCAAAGATGTCGTGCTTTTTAAGGCGGATTTCAATGAACAAGTCACCGGGTGGGCCGCCGTTGTGGCCGGGTTCACCGTTGCCTGTGCTGCGAATGCGCATGCCGTCGTCAATACCAGCGGGTATCTTGATCTCAAGCGTCTTGTTGACCTTGTTTTTGCCCTGACCATGGCAGGTGTTGCATGGGTCAGAGATGATTTTGCCAACACCGTGACAATGCGGGCAGGTTTGCTGCACGCTGAAAAAGCCTTGGCGCATTTGCACTTGGCCTGAGCCATGGCAAGTGGTACAGGTTTTAGCTTGAGTGCCAGGCTTGGCGCCGGTGCCGTCACAGCTGTTGCAGTCGTCCCAAGACGGAATGCGGATTTGCGAGTCTTTACCGGCAGCGGCCTCTTCCAGCGTGATTTCCATGGCGTATGACAAGTCATTGCCTCGGTGTACTTGACGCCCACCGCCGCCACCGCCTCGGCGTCCGCCACCAAAAATGTCACCAAAAATATCGCCAAATGCATTGCCAAAGTCACCATGGCCCCCCGCGCCACCGCGCATGTTGGGGTCTACGCCGGCGTGGCCGTATTGATCATAGGCTGCCTTCTTCTCGGGGTCAGACAGCATTTCATAGGCTTCTTTGGCCTCTTTGAACTTGGATTCTGCGTCCGCGTTGCCCTGATTGCGGTCAGGGTGGTGCTTCATCGCGAGTTTGCGATAGGCTTTCTTGATCTCGTCGTTACTGGCGTTTTTGGGCACGCCTAGTACTTCGTAAAAATCTCTTTTGGCCATGGTTTGGTCGTCTCGTTGCGGTTAAAGTCAAAAGCCGCGCCAGCGCCTGGTGGCACTAACGCGGCGGGCGTGAAGCAGACGGCTTAGTCTTTTTTCACTTCTTTTACTTCGGCATCCACCACGTCGTCGTCGACTGGCTTGCTGTTGTTGCCAGCACTGGCTTGTTCGCCACCTTGCATGTCGGCGTACATCTTTTCGCCCAGCTTTTGGCTGGCTGTCATCAAGGCGTTGGTTTTCTCTTCCAGGGCTTGCTTGTTGTCTTCGCCCTTGAGTTCTTCTTCCAGATCAGTGATGGCGGCTTCTACAGCCTCTTTTTCACCGGCCTCTAAAGAGTCGCCGTGCTCGCCCAAACTCTTCTTGACGCTGTTGAGCATGGCTTCAGCTTGGTTGCGGGCCTGCACCAGCTCAACTTTTTTCTTGTCATCTGCCGCATTGACTTCGGCGTCCTTGACCATTTGTTCGATTTCTTCATCCGACAAACCTGAGTTGGCCTTGATGGTGATCTTGTTTTCTTTACCCGTACCTTTGTCCTTGGCGCTCACGTGCAAAATGCCGTTGGCATCAATATCAAAAGTCACCTCGATTTGTGGTGTTCCACGCGCTGCTGGTGGTATGCCTTCAAGGTTGAATTCGCCCAGGCTCTTGTTGCCAGAGGCAATCTCGCGCTCACCTTGGTAAACCTTGATGGTCACCGCCGGCTGGTTGTCGTCTGCGGTAGAGAACACCTGGCTGAACTTGGTAGGAATGGTGGTGTTCTTGGTGATCATCTTGGTCATCACGCCGCCCATGGTCTCAATGCCCAAGGACAGTGGTGTGACGTCTAACAGCAACACATCAGAGCGGTCACCAGACAACACCTGGCCTTGAATGGCGGCGCCTACTGCGACGGCTTCATCAGGGTTTACGTCACGGCGCGGCTCTTTGCCAAAGAATTCCTTGACTTTTTCCTGGACTTTAGGCATGCGGCTCATACCGCCTACCAAAATCACGTCGTTGATATCTGACACGCTGATGCCAGCGTCTTTAATGGCGGTGCGGCAAGGCGCAATGGTGCGCTCTATCAGCTCATCTACCAGGCTCTCCAGCTTGGCGCGAGTCATCTTGATGTTCAAGTGCTTAGGGCCTGATGCGTCAGCGGTGATGTAGGGCAGGTTGATGTCTGTTTGTGAGCCGTTAGACAACTCGATTTTGGCTTTCTCGGCGGCTTCTTTCAGGCGCTGCAAGGCCAATACATCTTTAGACAAGTCAACGCCTTGCTCCTTCTTGAACTCGGCAATGATGAAGTCGATGATGCGTTGGTCAAAGTCTTCGCCGCCCAAAAAGGTGTCGCCGTTGGTTGACAACACTTCAAACTGCTTCTCGCCATCTACGTCTGCAATTTCAATGATGGACACGTCAAATGTGCCACCGCCCAGGTCGTAGACCGCAATTTTGCGGTCGCCTTTGGATTGCTTGTCCAGGCCAAAAGCCAATGCAGCAGCAGTTGGTTCGTTGATGATGCGCTTCACATCAAGGCCAGCAATACGACCGGCGTCTTTGGTGGCTTGGCGCTGTGCGTCGTTGAAGTAGGCAGGCACTGTGATGACGGCTTCAGTGACCGCTTCGCCCAAGTAGTCTTCGGCGGTTTTCTTCATCTTGCGCAAAATTTCAGCACTCACCTGTGGTGGGGCCAGTTTTTCACCGCGAATTTCCACCCAAGCGTCGCCGTTATCGGCTTTGGCGATTTTGTAAGGCATCAAGTCTATGTCTTTTTGCACTTCTTTTTCGGCAAACTTGCGGCCGATCAAGCGCTTGACAGCGTACACCGTGTTGGTGGGGTTGGTGACGGCTTGGCGCTTGGCAGGCGCGCCCACCAAAATGTCGCCGTCTTCTTGATAGGCGATCACGGAAGGCGTGGTGCGGGTGCCTTCACTGTTTTCGATCACGCGGGTGTTGTTGCCCTCCATGACGGATACGCAGCTGTTGGTGGTGCCCAAGTCAATGCCAATGATTTTTCCCATGATGAAACTCCAAATACGTTTAATTTTTAAATTTAAAAAAGCGGGTCGCTTTGTAGCGGCGTTTGCCTGTTGCTGCGGCCTTGCTTGTTAGGTAGGTGCTGATTCCGCTATTTCAAGAGGTGAAACAAAGGATTGCCCCTTTTTTTGCTTATTTGGGCGCAGTTACTGTGACCAGCGCTGGGCGCATCACGCGTTCGGCGATCATGTAGCCCTTTTGCAGCACAGTCACGACCGTGTTGGGCTCTTGCTCGGCCTGCACCACGCTAATGGCTTGGTGCTGGTGCGGATCAAACTTGGTGGCTGCCTCAGGCGCCAAGGCCACTACCTTGTTGCGCTCAAGTGCGCTGATCAATTGCTTGTGCGTGGCCACAATGCCTTCGCGCATTTGCTCTATGGTGGCTGTGTCTGTGGCCAATGCCGCATCAAAGCTGTCGATGACGGGCAGCAGGCTTTCAGCAAAGCTCTCAACCGCAAACTTGCGCGCTTTTTGCACGTCCTCATCTGCGCGGCGTCTGGCGTTTTCAACGTCCGCCTTGGCGCGCAAAAAAGTGTCTTTGACTTCGTCTTGCGCCGCAGCCAGCGCGGCCTGCAATGACTCTATGGTGACGGGTGCGTCAGCGCCTGGCATGGCGGGCTGCTCAGCCGTTGTGTTGAGGCCTGCCGCCAGCTCGGCTGCCAGGTCGGCGCCATTGGTGGCGTGGGGTTGCTCCGCGGGTTTGTCGTCGGCGTTGGGCTGTGCGTCTGCTTGTGAGTTGGTGTTTGGGTCTGTCATGGCGTTGGATATAGCGGGTAAGTGCGGTACGTCGGTTTGGCAACCAATAGTTGGCTTACGTTTGCATATGGGGCTGCGTGCAGCGGATTTCAAGAGCTGCTGCTAGCAAGTTGTGGCCAAAGAGGCCAAGCGCTTAATCAAAACGCCCCGGCTGCGAACAACCGGGGCGTTTTTAGGGGCGAGTCGCTTACAGCGAGTCCATAAAGCTGCGCAGTTTGTCGCTGCGGCTGGGGTGCTTTAGCTTGCGTACTGCTTTGGACTCAATTTGGCGTATGCGCTCGCGCGTGACGTCAAATTGCTTGCCCACTTCCTCTAGCGTGTGGTCTGTTGACATTTCGATACCAAAGCGCATGCGCAGCACTTTGGCTTCACGGGGTGTGAGGCTGTCCAGTATGTCCTTCACCACATCACGCAGACCGGCTTGCATCGCTGCCTCCAGGGGGGCGGTGTTGGCCGTGTCTTCGATGAAGTCACCCAGGTGCGAGTCGTCGTCGTCACCAATGGGTGTTTCCATGGAGATTGGCTCTTTGGCTATCTTCATGATCTTGCGGATTTTGTCCTCAGGAATTTCCATTTTTTCAGCAAGGATAGACGCATCAGGCTCAAAACCAAACTCTTGCAAGTGCTGGCGGCTGATGCGGTTCATCTTGTTGATGGTCTCAATCATGTGCACCGGAATACGGATGGTGCGTGCCTGGTCAGCAATAGAGCGCGTAATGGCCTGACGAATCCACCATGTCGCGTAAGTTGAGAATTTGTAGCCACGGCGGTATTCAAACTTGTCCACTGCCTTCATCAAGCCTATGTTGCCTTCCTGAATCAAGTCCAGGAATTGCAGGCCACGGTTGGTGTATTTTTTGGCGATAGAAATTACCAAGCGCAGGTTGGCTTCAATCATTTCGCGTTTGGCGCTGCGCGAGTTGATCTCGCCTTGAATCATGCGCTTGTGAATGCTCTTGAGCTGGTCAAGTGGCACGACCACGCTGGCTTGAATAGCGGCCAAATCGTTTTGCAGCTCTTGTACTGGCGGGATGTTGCGCTCCATGATGACGCTCCATGGCTTGCCAGCGGCGGCTTCCTTTTCAATCCACTTGGTATTGAGCAGGTTGGTGGGGAAGTCTTTGATGAAGCGCTCTTGAGGCAGGCCACATTTGTCTACCAGAATACGGCGCAGCATACGCTCTTTGGTACGCACAGTGTCAATTTGGTCGCGCACCATATTGCTCAGCTTGTCGATGGTCTTCGCGGTAAAGCGAATGGTCATGAGCTGCTCGGTAATGGCTTTTTGAGCCTTGAGGTAAGCGGGTGAGCCCCAGCCGTCTTTGTCGTAGGCTTTGTGCAGCTTTTCAAACTGGTCGCGCATGTTGTCAAAGCGGGTGAGGGCTTCGTTTTTTAGCTTGTCCAGCAAACGGGTGAGGGACTTGGAGCCGCCTTTACCGTCGTCATCGTCGTACTCTTCGTCGAAGTCTTCTTCGGCTACGTAGTCGTCGTTTTCGTCGGCGTCGGCAAAGCCATCCACCACGGTGGAAATCACAACTTTGCCTTCGCGAATTTCTTCAACCATGTCAAAAATGGCGGCAATCGTCGCGGGCGACTCAGAGATGGACTCCACCATGTCTGTCAAGCCGCCCTCAATGCGCTTGGCGATTTCAATTTCGCCTTCTCGGGTGAGCAGCTCAACCGTACCCATTTCACGCATGTACATGCGCACAGGGTCAGTGGTGCGGCCAAACTCGTTGTCCACGTTAGACAGCTGCTTCGGCTTCTTCTTCAGCTTCTTCTTCAGATGCAGCTGTGCCGCTGGTGTTGTTCAGCAGCAATGTCTCAGCATCTGGCGTTTGCTCGTAAACAGACACGCCCATGTCTGACAGCAGCGAAATAACAACCTCAAGCGTCTCCTCGTTTACCAGCTTGTCGGGCAAGTGGTCGTTGATTTCGCCGTTGGTGAGGTAGCCACGGGTCTTACCCATTTTCAACAGCTCTTTGAGCTTGTTGCGGCGGTTCAGCGTTTCTTCCTCAGACAACACGGTGTCGTCCAGGCCAAACTCCTTCATCAAGGCACGCTCTTTGGCCTTGCTGATCTTCATGCGCAGAGGCTTGACCTTTTCTGCCGGCTTGTCTGGCGTGTTGTCCTCAGCTTCCGGCTCACCGCTGATGTCGTCTTCCAGGTCGCTCAAGTCGATGTCATCGTCGTCATTGGCTTTTTTGCCGCCCTTGGCAGCAGCCTTGCCTTTGGCTGTTGTCTTTTTGGCAGCTGTGGGCTTTTTGGCTGCAGGTGTTTTTGCGGCTGGCTTGGGAGTGGCTGCCGCGGCCGCAGCTTTTTTGGCCGGTACGGCCTTGGCCGCAGCGGTTTTGGTTATTGGTGTTTTTTCGGGTGTGGCTTTTTTAGTCACAGGGGTTGCTTTCTTGGCGGCTGTTTTGGCAGCGGGTTTGAGAGCAGCGGAGGTGGCGGCTTTTGCAGGCGCTTTGGCGGCTACCTTGGGTGCGGCTTTTTTGGCGGGCACTTTTTTTGTAGCAACGGTTTTTTTACTGGCTGGCATCTCAATCCCTCTGTAAACAATCAAACATACCGCTGTTGCCTGGGCAACCCGTTAGCAAACAGCGGTCATTGGCGGCGTGTGTGGATGTGTTGCTAAGGTGACTCAGCAACGCAAGAGTTGTTTGAATGCATTGGCAAACACGACGAATCTGTGAGATGCGGTGTGACGCCAAATTATTCAAGGTAGCTGCGCAAACTGTGTGGGCGAACATTTGGTGTGCAGCCCTTGCGGATAAGTGTGTGGCGGGGCGCTGTGCCCATGCATTGCGTTGCGCAATGTTGCCGTGGTCCGGAGGTGCTGCTGTCGCGTTTGCTGAGCGAGATGGATTATACCAAGGTCGTCAGGCGGGGGTGTTGGTCTGTTGGGGCCAAGCTGGCGCCTGGCCGACCTTTCTACAATCGGGGTATGTCTGAACCGCTGTCCCCCCACGTCACACCACCGCCCTTGCTGCAAGGCCTCAACCCTGAGCAAATGGCAGCTGTTACGTTGCCGCCTGAGCACGCTTTGATATTGGCGGGTGCGGGCTCTGGCAAAACGCGGGTGCTCACCACGCGGATTGCTTGGTTGCTGCAAACCGGCCAGATCACCCCTGGCGGCATGTTGGCGGTGACCTTTACCAACAAGGCTGCCAAAGAGATGATGACCCGCTTGGGTGCCATGTTGCCGGTGAATGTGCGCGGCATGTGGATTGGCACATTTCACGGGCTTTGCAACAGGCTGTTGCGCGCGCATCACAAGCTGGTGAACTTGCCGCAAACCTTTCAAATACTGGACACGCAAGACCAACTGTCTGCCGTCAAGCGCTTGTGCAAACAGTACAAGGTGGACGATGAGCGCTTTCCGCCCAAGCAGCTGGTGTGGTTTATTGCCGGAGCCAAAGAGGATGGCATGCGCCCTGGTGACATACAGGTGCGAGACGACGAGACCCGCAAGAAAGTAGAGATTTACCAGCTGTACGAAGACCAATGTCAGCGCGAAGGCGTGGTGGATTTTGGTGAGCTGATACTGCGCAGCTACGAGCTGCTGCGCGACAACCCCTTGGTGGCGCAACACTACCAGCGCCGTTTCAGGCACATTTTGGTGGATGAGTTTCAAGACACCAATCGATTGCAATATGAGTGGCTCAAGTTGTTGGCTGGCGGCGGCAACGCCATGTTGGCCGTGGGTGACGACGACCAAAGCATTTACGCCTTTAGAGGTGCGCGCGTGGGCAATATGGCCGACTTTGTGCGTGAGTTTGGTGTGCAGCACCAGATCAAACTGGAGCACAACTACCGCAGTTGCAGCAATATTCTGGACACTGCCAACGCGCTGATCAGCAACAACACCTCACGCCTTGGTAAAAACCTGCGCACAGAGGCTGGCGCTGGCGAGCTGGTGCGGGTCAAAGAGGCGCCCAGTGATTACGCCGAAGCCGATTGGTTGATGGATGAAATCAAGCAGTTGGTGCGCGAAGACGTGCCGCGCCAGGAAATTGCCGTGCTTTATCGCAGCAACGCGCAAAGCCGGATCATAGAAACAGGCCTTTTCAACAACAGTATCCCTTACCGTGTGTACGGCGGCCTGCGATTTTTTGAACGCGCCGAGATCAAGCACGCGCTGGCCTATTTGCGTTTGTTGGAAAACCCACGCGACGACACCAGTTTTTTGCGTGTGGTGAACTTTCCACCACGAGGCATTGGCGCGCGCAGCGTCGAGCAGCTGCAAGACGCAGCCCGCTCGCATCAATGCGCCCTGGCAGATGCGGTAGATGCTGTCGCGGGCAAAGCGGGCACCAACCTGCGTGCCTTTGTCGCCAGAATTGACGTCATGCGTGAGCAAACCCAGGGTAAAACGCTGCGCGAAATCATTGAGCTGGTGTTGGAGCACAGCAGCCTGTTAACGCACTACGAGACAGAGCGAGAAGGCGAAGACCGCCTGGAAAACTTGGGTGAATTGGTTAATGCCGCAGAGAGCTTTGTTACCCAGGAAGGCTTTGGCAAAGAGGCTGTTGCCATGCCGCTAGACGAGGTGGCGGGCACCGTTGAGCCGCTCAGCGCAGAGGCCGCGACACAACTGGGTCTGCAGCCTGACACTGGCGAGGTGTTGTCACCGCTGGCAGCTTTTTTGACACACGCTGCGCTTGAAGCTGGCGATAACCAAGCCCAGGCAGGCACTGAGGCGGTGCAGCTCATGACTGTGCATGCATCAAAGGGTTTGGAGTTTGACGTGGTGTTTATCACAGGCCTGGAAGAGGGCTTGTTTCCCAATGAGCGCGCACTTACAGACCCAGACGGCGTGGAGGAAGAGCGCCGGTTGATGTACGTGGCCATTACGCGCGGGCGCAAACGCCTGTACCTCAGCCACTCGCAAACGCGCATGTTGCACGGTCAAACACGCTACAACATTCGCAGCCGCTTTTTTGACGAGTTGCCCGAAAACACACTCAAGTGGCTGTCGCCACCCAGCGGCGGTTTTGCCAGCCCCATGATGGCCAACAGCCAAAAGTCCTGGAACAACGGGTTTGATAAAGCGGGCCGCTACGCCGGCCAACAAGCCTCGCCAGCCTGGTCGCCCGCGTGGCATGGCGACACCAGTGGCCAGTCCGCCAAAGCCTTGCAGCCCAGTGACAGAGGCGAGGCCGCC
It encodes the following:
- a CDS encoding lytic murein transglycosylase, whose translation is MGNEQATDANVSGFFFMIKSMTTHSRLSARHALLAIASALAISTVHAQQTDQPLAQSCINELRSKATRAGVTNATFDQAMQGVMAKPELMDKLNYQPEFKLPIWDYLASLVDDERVSDGAAMLVQYKTELAAIAQQYGVDQETIVAVWGVESNYGQNTGGRDIVESLATLSCMGRRQNFFSGEFVAALKIVQAGDFERALFKGSWAGAFGQTQFMPSTFLRLAVDGDGDGKRNLITNPIDALASTANFLKRAGWKAGQTWGFEVKLNKGTPGVTGRKSMRGMSYWVGQGLSRVDGSHLIGGGIDNDTNAALLLPAGDNGPAFLLLNNFKAIYSYNASESYGLAIAHLSDRLRGQGVFATPWPTDDAGLSRTEKREVQTLLLARGHDIGEVDGALGTRSQAAIKLEQQRLEHEASGRAGQKLLAALRAGL
- the dnaJ gene encoding molecular chaperone DnaJ, which codes for MAKRDFYEVLGVPKNASNDEIKKAYRKLAMKHHPDRNQGNADAESKFKEAKEAYEMLSDPEKKAAYDQYGHAGVDPNMRGGAGGHGDFGNAFGDIFGDIFGGGRRGGGGGGRQVHRGNDLSYAMEITLEEAAAGKDSQIRIPSWDDCNSCDGTGAKPGTQAKTCTTCHGSGQVQMRQGFFSVQQTCPHCHGVGKIISDPCNTCHGQGKNKVNKTLEIKIPAGIDDGMRIRSTGNGEPGHNGGPPGDLFIEIRLKKHDIFERDGDDLHCQVPVQLTTAALGGEIDVPTLNGKATIEIPDGTQNGKTFRLRGKGIKGVRSSVAGDLYCHISAETPVKLTEHQRKLLKELDESFRKAGTKHSPQDQGWFEKAKAFFS
- the dnaK gene encoding molecular chaperone DnaK, which produces MGKIIGIDLGTTNSCVSVMEGNNTRVIENSEGTRTTPSVIAYQEDGDILVGAPAKRQAVTNPTNTVYAVKRLIGRKFAEKEVQKDIDLMPYKIAKADNGDAWVEIRGEKLAPPQVSAEILRKMKKTAEDYLGEAVTEAVITVPAYFNDAQRQATKDAGRIAGLDVKRIINEPTAAALAFGLDKQSKGDRKIAVYDLGGGTFDVSIIEIADVDGEKQFEVLSTNGDTFLGGEDFDQRIIDFIIAEFKKEQGVDLSKDVLALQRLKEAAEKAKIELSNGSQTDINLPYITADASGPKHLNIKMTRAKLESLVDELIERTIAPCRTAIKDAGISVSDINDVILVGGMSRMPKVQEKVKEFFGKEPRRDVNPDEAVAVGAAIQGQVLSGDRSDVLLLDVTPLSLGIETMGGVMTKMITKNTTIPTKFSQVFSTADDNQPAVTIKVYQGEREIASGNKSLGEFNLEGIPPAARGTPQIEVTFDIDANGILHVSAKDKGTGKENKITIKANSGLSDEEIEQMVKDAEVNAADDKKKVELVQARNQAEAMLNSVKKSLGEHGDSLEAGEKEAVEAAITDLEEELKGEDNKQALEEKTNALMTASQKLGEKMYADMQGGEQASAGNNSKPVDDDVVDAEVKEVKKD
- the grpE gene encoding nucleotide exchange factor GrpE; amino-acid sequence: MTDPNTNSQADAQPNADDKPAEQPHATNGADLAAELAAGLNTTAEQPAMPGADAPVTIESLQAALAAAQDEVKDTFLRAKADVENARRRADEDVQKARKFAVESFAESLLPVIDSFDAALATDTATIEQMREGIVATHKQLISALERNKVVALAPEAATKFDPHQHQAISVVQAEQEPNTVVTVLQKGYMIAERVMRPALVTVTAPK
- a CDS encoding UvrD-helicase domain-containing protein; amino-acid sequence: MSEPLSPHVTPPPLLQGLNPEQMAAVTLPPEHALILAGAGSGKTRVLTTRIAWLLQTGQITPGGMLAVTFTNKAAKEMMTRLGAMLPVNVRGMWIGTFHGLCNRLLRAHHKLVNLPQTFQILDTQDQLSAVKRLCKQYKVDDERFPPKQLVWFIAGAKEDGMRPGDIQVRDDETRKKVEIYQLYEDQCQREGVVDFGELILRSYELLRDNPLVAQHYQRRFRHILVDEFQDTNRLQYEWLKLLAGGGNAMLAVGDDDQSIYAFRGARVGNMADFVREFGVQHQIKLEHNYRSCSNILDTANALISNNTSRLGKNLRTEAGAGELVRVKEAPSDYAEADWLMDEIKQLVREDVPRQEIAVLYRSNAQSRIIETGLFNNSIPYRVYGGLRFFERAEIKHALAYLRLLENPRDDTSFLRVVNFPPRGIGARSVEQLQDAARSHQCALADAVDAVAGKAGTNLRAFVARIDVMREQTQGKTLREIIELVLEHSSLLTHYETEREGEDRLENLGELVNAAESFVTQEGFGKEAVAMPLDEVAGTVEPLSAEAATQLGLQPDTGEVLSPLAAFLTHAALEAGDNQAQAGTEAVQLMTVHASKGLEFDVVFITGLEEGLFPNERALTDPDGVEEERRLMYVAITRGRKRLYLSHSQTRMLHGQTRYNIRSRFFDELPENTLKWLSPPSGGFASPMMANSQKSWNNGFDKAGRYAGQQASPAWSPAWHGDTSGQSAKALQPSDRGEAASGIQKGVAVFHNKFGEGKVLAIEGQGDDARAQVAFSRHGTKWLALSVAKLTVV